The proteins below are encoded in one region of Ereboglobus luteus:
- a CDS encoding sulfatase family protein, producing the protein MKTNLLKKLLLPSAMLVPLAVVAAQQTPNVIVIFMDDMGYGDIGTTGAIGYETPNLDKMAAEGMRFTRFYAAQAVCTASRVGLLTGCYPNRIGYSGALGPSSRIGLGEKEETIADVLRKKGYATAAFGKWHIGHLPHALPPRHGFDEYYGIPYSNDMWPRHPTRKFPDLPLIEGDKTIELNPDQSQFTTNFTNRALQFIDKNKNKPFFLYLAHPMPHVPLAVSEKFKGKSRQGLYGDVIMEIDWSVGQILDKLRREGLEENTLVVVTSDNGPWLNYGNHAGTTGGLREGKGTSFEGGQRVPCIMQWKGTIPAATICNKLSSTLDLLPTFAHIAGAPLPPHKIDGVNIISLLRHEPDANPRESFCYYYRKNNLEAVTDGNFKLIFPHPHRTYEGFAPGVDGKPGPVNEKAKLEIPLLYDLRRDPGERYNVIGQYPEVRAKLEQIAAAIREDIGDDLTGVVGKNNRSPSIAPR; encoded by the coding sequence ATGAAAACAAATTTGCTCAAAAAATTGCTCCTCCCCTCCGCCATGCTCGTGCCGCTCGCGGTGGTGGCCGCGCAGCAGACGCCAAACGTCATCGTCATTTTCATGGACGATATGGGCTACGGCGACATCGGCACCACCGGCGCCATCGGATACGAAACGCCCAACCTCGACAAAATGGCCGCCGAGGGCATGCGCTTCACCCGCTTCTACGCCGCGCAAGCCGTGTGCACCGCCTCGCGCGTCGGTTTGCTCACCGGGTGTTATCCCAATCGCATCGGCTATTCCGGCGCGCTTGGGCCGTCATCCCGCATCGGCCTTGGCGAGAAGGAGGAAACCATCGCCGACGTTTTGAGGAAAAAAGGCTACGCCACGGCCGCCTTCGGCAAATGGCACATCGGCCACCTTCCCCACGCGCTTCCCCCGCGTCACGGTTTCGATGAATACTACGGCATTCCCTATTCAAACGACATGTGGCCGCGTCATCCCACGAGGAAATTTCCCGACCTCCCCTTGATTGAGGGCGACAAAACCATCGAGCTGAACCCCGACCAGAGCCAATTCACCACCAATTTCACAAACAGGGCGTTGCAGTTTATAGATAAAAATAAAAACAAACCGTTCTTTTTATATCTCGCGCATCCCATGCCGCACGTTCCGCTCGCGGTCTCCGAAAAGTTCAAGGGCAAAAGCCGGCAGGGACTCTACGGCGACGTCATCATGGAAATCGATTGGAGCGTCGGCCAAATACTGGACAAGCTGAGGCGCGAGGGCTTGGAGGAAAACACACTCGTCGTCGTCACTTCCGACAACGGCCCCTGGCTCAACTACGGCAATCACGCGGGAACCACCGGCGGCCTGCGCGAAGGGAAGGGCACCAGCTTCGAGGGCGGGCAACGCGTCCCCTGCATCATGCAATGGAAGGGCACCATTCCCGCCGCCACCATTTGCAACAAACTCTCCTCGACCCTGGACCTGTTGCCCACCTTCGCCCACATCGCAGGCGCGCCCCTGCCCCCGCACAAAATCGACGGGGTGAATATCATCTCGCTCCTGAGGCACGAACCCGACGCCAACCCGCGCGAGAGTTTTTGTTATTACTACCGCAAAAACAACCTTGAAGCCGTGACCGACGGAAACTTCAAACTCATCTTCCCCCATCCCCATCGCACCTACGAAGGTTTTGCGCCCGGCGTTGACGGCAAACCCGGCCCCGTGAACGAAAAGGCCAAGCTGGAAATCCCGCTTCTCTACGACCTCCGCCGCGACCCGGGCGAACGCTACAACGTCATCGGGCAATATCCCGAAGTCCGCGCCAAGTTGGAGCAAATCGCCGCTGCCATCCGCGAGGACATCGGCGACGACCTCACCGGCGTCGTCGGCAAAAACAACCGCAGCCCCTCCATTGCCCCCCGGTGA
- a CDS encoding autotransporter outer membrane beta-barrel domain-containing protein, with product MKTAVQSETKVTHFSKTVRALCFLSCLLALQLFNPLLPQVRADANWTGAGGDNDWFNTANWNATPSGNVTIGNAAMPSGTAIITSGSVLVDKYLSVGYENGANGTAVLILKGTGTLYNTSIGMIGRGGASASTHGAVYMNDSAVWINTNEISVGRGGALGSTGYLEIAGNASVQAKKFNIAAGSSAVRGEMLITDNGRLHTTDVAYLGGSASSAIRDVGVATIAGNGFWSATTAATNSYGFVIGAYGTGTLTVQDSGSIALTRNSSVAAMLIGRYASGTGALILKDNANLSMTGNSNAAIMVGESGNALFQISDNAVANIGRVFISASASAHGAIALNGGRLTTRIVENRLGTGSLIFAGGTLQAAADNTTFIRTTGGAFAVTTTGAGAFIDSNGYAITVAPSLSGDGGLTKLGEGVLTLSAAQGYTGTTAVTAGTLKLAAANALANSVAVTLESTGSIDGNAADQTLKNLSGSGVILNTAGLTLDSAADTAFAGDITAVSVAKTGAARLALTGTVTGALAINAGVLDITGGDLHVTAGATIAGTGTLAINTASGLLSVGSLAFGSGATVNAVNFDPTAGATVTLVDSAAAITAPLSSLTLLADGVAPAASLERWVLPVLALDSTGKLLQVAPDLAWNTTTYAAHGTFDIASGDAFTLSAVFADRSGAGFTPFENWDGKTLVKTGAGSLTLATAAAYTGTTLVSGGTLQLAVPDAIAASTAVQIAPGATLLAEGSQTINNLADAGAGGAPVLAAAPAGADFVLYSNQDTTFSGVITGPASVTKTGAATLALSATGAIATLENLTVSAGALALSSGTLSASGTFALAGTGTLAISAGSALMHTGTAVFAPGATINILSFAGNGDVDLLVSGALLPPDALTSISLLNNGVANTLSIDTYNLYELKTDPTGNKLQLAADLVWNSTGAAHGTYNIAAAAIFDPAVSLADRAGGSFTAFAGWDGKSLTKTGAGTLVFNTVNTYTGTTLVSAGTLQLASKNAIATSTAVQIAPGATILATGTQTINNLATAGPDGSEAPVLAAAPGGADFILYSNQDTTFSGLITGAASVTKTGDAALTLSASNSFTGGATVAGGKLIATRADALGAGNLTIASGATLELAAAGPATEFTGVIAGGGAILKTGAGSVTLAGSSLAAKDILVDAGELSIGDATRATTATAVSATIATGGSLALGAGSSLTVSDATAFEAGSSLSLIIGSGTGPSLAATDITLGAGVSLNIAGVTGNTSMPFTLVQASNAITGTFATISIGGGAIDGVADYLTIATEKTADGKRYLMDAILTWYSTSTGAHGTFTLNDAGGAFTLAAILDDQSANPAQNWDGKSLTKAGLGTLVLAAANTYTGTTLVSAGTLQLATPNAIAASSDVRIEADATLLATGAQTISNLVGTGTLQGAADATLILNSTQDTTFSGIIAGPAALQKTGTATLALTGENTFAGDITIGSGRLAAASFSALGTGTAIHIGADGTLELAIDAVGGTLAQTLSGAGVFHANSAGGILELSTASPGFSGTAGISGGTLLATHAEALGSAAVNIAENATLEYRDIAGAELSNAFGGAGVLLVTTGTLDFVAAGAGVANITLDRSTLTLAHTLAPGAGVASVTAGPASRLVLAADNIHLAALNLNNATLAFASQVGGGSPSNSHRTATINTLSGAGSIEMNVNLATAAAGVNPGGTTADFLRVTSAASGSHTLALNLGGTRPANHGVTIELISTGPSSAAFTLDAPGEKITLGLTAYELKQGDGSVLLPQTTSWYLADAGYSTIADTIYTHAAMLTNDWHHALDTLNLRMGDLRATASGKKPPKADRWFRFHANRVDSDDTLSGVSFDQVAWGFTFGADKQFRSGNITTAIGAFIDIGYLNRTHGPASTDSKNTSAGLYATYLAGSGWFTDIVLRIDHYDNDFSLPTRNAQIQDAGYKNLAKGASIEFGRRFDGANWWFELSAQVAAVLIDEADYDIHPEQIRLHVEIDEITAIHTRAQTRIGRRLGKSKWHPYVRLAIANSNTRNGAIRTPGLERTLDGYDDVRGEFGGGFTYAISRRSQFFADYEYTYAESYTRPWSLNTGYRVAW from the coding sequence ATGAAAACTGCCGTTCAAAGCGAAACCAAGGTTACTCATTTCTCCAAAACTGTCCGCGCCCTATGCTTTCTTTCCTGCCTCTTGGCGCTTCAGCTTTTCAACCCGCTGCTTCCGCAGGTTCGCGCTGATGCCAACTGGACCGGAGCCGGCGGCGACAACGACTGGTTCAACACCGCCAACTGGAATGCGACGCCATCCGGCAATGTCACCATCGGCAACGCCGCCATGCCCAGCGGCACAGCCATCATCACCTCCGGCAGCGTCCTCGTGGACAAATACCTTTCCGTCGGCTACGAAAACGGCGCCAACGGCACCGCCGTCCTCATTCTCAAGGGCACAGGCACTCTCTACAATACCAGCATCGGCATGATTGGGCGCGGCGGAGCCTCCGCCAGCACCCATGGCGCCGTCTATATGAACGACTCCGCCGTTTGGATAAACACCAATGAAATCTCCGTCGGGCGAGGCGGCGCGCTCGGCAGCACCGGCTACCTTGAAATTGCCGGCAACGCCTCCGTTCAGGCCAAAAAATTTAACATCGCCGCCGGCAGCTCCGCTGTGCGCGGCGAAATGCTCATCACTGACAACGGACGCCTCCACACCACCGATGTCGCCTATCTCGGCGGCAGCGCCTCTTCAGCGATCAGGGACGTCGGGGTTGCGACCATCGCCGGCAACGGTTTCTGGAGCGCCACCACCGCCGCCACCAATTCCTATGGTTTCGTCATAGGCGCCTACGGCACCGGCACTCTCACCGTTCAGGACAGCGGTTCAATCGCCCTCACTAGAAACTCCAGCGTCGCCGCCATGCTCATCGGACGCTACGCCTCCGGCACCGGCGCGCTCATTCTCAAGGACAACGCCAATCTCAGCATGACAGGCAACTCCAACGCGGCAATCATGGTCGGTGAGAGCGGCAATGCCCTCTTCCAAATTTCCGACAACGCCGTTGCCAACATCGGGCGCGTCTTCATCTCCGCCAGCGCCAGCGCCCACGGCGCCATCGCACTCAATGGCGGACGCCTCACCACCCGCATTGTCGAAAACCGCCTCGGCACCGGCTCGCTTATTTTCGCCGGCGGCACACTTCAGGCCGCCGCCGACAACACCACCTTCATCCGCACGACGGGCGGCGCCTTTGCCGTCACCACCACCGGCGCGGGTGCGTTCATCGACTCCAACGGTTACGCCATCACTGTTGCGCCTTCCCTTTCCGGCGATGGCGGCCTGACCAAGCTCGGCGAAGGCGTCCTCACGCTTTCCGCCGCGCAAGGTTACACCGGCACCACTGCGGTCACCGCCGGGACCCTCAAACTCGCCGCCGCAAACGCACTCGCCAACAGCGTCGCCGTCACCCTCGAGTCCACCGGCAGCATCGACGGCAACGCCGCCGACCAAACCCTAAAAAACCTCTCCGGTTCCGGCGTCATTCTCAACACCGCCGGACTCACGCTCGACTCCGCTGCCGACACCGCATTTGCGGGCGACATCACCGCCGTCTCCGTTGCCAAAACCGGCGCGGCCAGACTCGCCCTCACCGGCACTGTCACCGGCGCCCTTGCCATTAACGCCGGCGTCCTCGACATCACTGGCGGCGACCTCCACGTAACGGCCGGAGCAACCATTGCCGGCACGGGCACCCTTGCCATCAACACCGCCTCCGGACTCCTCTCCGTCGGCTCGCTTGCTTTCGGCAGCGGCGCCACCGTCAACGCCGTCAATTTCGATCCCACTGCCGGCGCCACCGTTACCCTCGTCGATTCCGCCGCCGCCATCACCGCGCCCCTCTCCAGTCTCACGCTTCTCGCCGATGGCGTCGCTCCCGCCGCCAGCCTCGAGCGCTGGGTGCTTCCTGTGCTCGCTCTCGACTCCACCGGCAAACTCCTTCAGGTCGCCCCCGATCTCGCATGGAACACCACCACCTACGCGGCCCACGGCACTTTCGATATCGCTTCGGGCGACGCATTCACCCTGTCCGCCGTGTTTGCCGACCGCTCCGGCGCGGGCTTCACCCCGTTTGAAAACTGGGATGGCAAAACCCTCGTGAAAACCGGAGCCGGTTCGCTCACCCTCGCCACCGCCGCCGCCTATACCGGCACGACGCTTGTGTCCGGCGGCACTTTGCAACTCGCCGTTCCCGACGCCATCGCCGCTTCCACCGCCGTCCAAATCGCCCCCGGAGCCACGCTCCTCGCCGAGGGATCCCAGACGATAAACAACCTTGCCGACGCCGGCGCGGGCGGCGCTCCCGTGCTCGCCGCCGCCCCGGCCGGCGCCGATTTCGTTTTGTATTCAAATCAGGATACTACCTTCTCCGGCGTCATAACCGGTCCCGCCAGCGTCACAAAAACCGGCGCGGCCACGCTCGCGCTCTCCGCCACCGGCGCAATCGCCACGCTCGAAAATCTCACCGTCTCCGCCGGCGCGCTCGCCCTCTCTTCCGGCACGCTTTCCGCCAGCGGCACGTTTGCCCTCGCCGGCACCGGCACCCTCGCCATTTCCGCCGGCTCCGCGCTCATGCACACCGGCACCGCCGTCTTCGCCCCCGGCGCCACCATCAACATCCTGTCCTTCGCCGGCAATGGAGACGTTGATCTTCTCGTTTCCGGCGCACTTCTCCCGCCCGACGCCCTCACCAGCATATCCCTCCTCAACAACGGCGTTGCCAACACCCTTTCCATCGACACCTACAATCTTTACGAACTCAAAACCGACCCCACCGGCAACAAACTCCAGCTCGCCGCCGACCTCGTCTGGAACAGCACCGGCGCCGCCCATGGCACCTACAACATCGCCGCCGCCGCCATTTTCGATCCCGCCGTTTCTCTTGCCGATCGCGCGGGCGGCTCCTTCACCGCCTTTGCCGGATGGGATGGCAAATCGCTGACGAAAACCGGAGCGGGCACCCTTGTGTTCAACACCGTCAACACCTACACGGGCACGACGCTTGTGTCCGCCGGCACGCTGCAACTCGCCTCAAAAAATGCCATCGCAACCTCCACCGCCGTCCAAATCGCCCCCGGAGCCACGATCCTCGCCACGGGCACCCAGACGATAAACAACCTCGCCACCGCCGGGCCGGATGGCTCGGAGGCGCCAGTGCTTGCCGCCGCTCCCGGCGGTGCCGATTTCATTTTGTATTCAAACCAGGATACGACCTTTTCCGGTCTGATAACGGGCGCGGCCAGTGTCACAAAAACCGGCGATGCCGCCCTCACTCTTTCCGCGAGCAACAGCTTCACAGGTGGCGCCACTGTCGCCGGTGGCAAACTCATAGCAACCCGCGCCGACGCTCTCGGCGCCGGCAATCTCACCATCGCCTCCGGCGCGACGCTCGAACTCGCCGCCGCCGGCCCCGCCACCGAATTCACCGGCGTTATCGCCGGTGGCGGCGCCATTCTGAAAACCGGCGCCGGGTCAGTTACCCTCGCCGGATCTTCGCTCGCCGCGAAGGACATCCTTGTCGATGCCGGCGAGCTTTCCATTGGTGATGCCACGCGCGCCACCACCGCGACGGCCGTCAGCGCAACCATCGCCACCGGCGGCAGCCTCGCCCTCGGCGCAGGCAGTTCCCTCACCGTCAGCGATGCCACCGCGTTCGAAGCCGGCTCCTCCCTATCCCTTATTATCGGCTCCGGCACAGGCCCCTCGCTTGCCGCCACCGACATCACTCTGGGCGCTGGTGTTTCGCTTAACATCGCCGGCGTCACCGGCAACACCTCAATGCCATTCACCCTTGTCCAGGCCTCCAACGCCATCACCGGCACCTTTGCCACCATCTCCATTGGAGGAGGAGCCATTGATGGAGTTGCCGACTACCTCACCATTGCCACCGAAAAAACCGCCGACGGGAAACGCTATCTCATGGACGCCATCCTCACTTGGTATTCCACCTCCACCGGCGCGCATGGCACATTCACCCTCAATGACGCGGGAGGCGCCTTCACCCTTGCCGCCATCCTCGACGACCAGTCCGCCAATCCCGCCCAAAACTGGGATGGCAAATCGCTGACGAAGGCGGGCCTCGGCACCCTCGTCCTTGCTGCTGCCAACACCTACACTGGCACGACACTTGTGTCCGCCGGCACGCTGCAACTCGCCACTCCCAACGCCATCGCCGCCTCGTCCGACGTTCGCATTGAAGCCGACGCCACCCTCCTCGCCACCGGCGCCCAGACAATAAGCAACCTCGTTGGCACCGGCACCCTTCAAGGCGCGGCCGATGCCACGCTCATCCTCAATTCCACCCAAGACACCACTTTTTCCGGTATCATCGCCGGGCCCGCCGCCCTCCAGAAAACTGGCACGGCCACCCTTGCCCTCACTGGCGAAAACACCTTTGCCGGTGACATTACCATCGGCTCGGGCCGGCTTGCCGCCGCCTCGTTCTCCGCTCTCGGCACTGGCACCGCCATCCACATCGGCGCGGACGGAACCCTCGAACTCGCCATCGACGCCGTCGGCGGCACACTCGCCCAAACCCTTTCGGGTGCTGGCGTTTTTCACGCCAACAGTGCGGGTGGCATCCTCGAGCTCTCCACCGCCAGCCCTGGGTTCTCCGGCACTGCCGGTATTTCTGGCGGCACGCTTCTCGCCACCCATGCCGAGGCTCTCGGCTCCGCCGCCGTTAACATTGCGGAAAACGCCACCCTTGAATACCGCGACATTGCCGGGGCCGAGCTTTCCAACGCCTTCGGCGGCGCCGGCGTGCTCCTGGTCACCACCGGCACGCTTGATTTCGTTGCCGCCGGTGCCGGTGTCGCCAACATCACCCTAGACCGCTCCACGCTTACCCTTGCTCATACCCTCGCTCCCGGTGCGGGCGTCGCGAGTGTTACCGCCGGCCCCGCCTCTCGACTCGTTCTCGCTGCCGACAATATTCACCTCGCCGCCCTAAACCTTAATAACGCCACTCTTGCCTTCGCCTCTCAAGTTGGAGGTGGCTCTCCGTCGAATTCACACCGCACCGCAACCATTAACACCCTTTCGGGTGCCGGCTCCATCGAAATGAATGTCAACCTCGCGACCGCTGCCGCAGGCGTCAACCCCGGTGGCACGACCGCGGACTTCCTTCGCGTCACCTCCGCGGCCTCCGGTTCGCACACCCTCGCGCTCAACCTCGGCGGCACACGCCCGGCCAATCACGGCGTCACCATTGAACTCATTTCGACCGGCCCCTCCTCGGCGGCCTTCACTCTCGACGCCCCTGGCGAAAAAATTACCCTCGGCCTCACCGCCTACGAACTCAAGCAGGGCGATGGTTCAGTCCTCCTCCCTCAAACGACCTCGTGGTATCTTGCGGACGCCGGCTACTCAACCATTGCCGACACGATTTACACGCATGCCGCCATGCTCACCAACGACTGGCACCATGCTCTCGACACACTCAACCTGCGCATGGGCGACCTCAGGGCCACCGCCTCGGGCAAAAAACCTCCGAAGGCAGATCGTTGGTTTCGCTTCCATGCCAATCGCGTCGACAGTGACGACACGCTCTCCGGCGTCTCCTTCGACCAGGTGGCATGGGGCTTTACCTTCGGCGCCGACAAACAATTCCGCTCCGGCAACATCACCACCGCCATCGGCGCCTTTATTGATATCGGCTACCTTAACCGCACTCACGGCCCCGCTTCCACTGACTCCAAAAATACATCAGCCGGCCTTTATGCCACCTACCTTGCCGGCAGTGGTTGGTTCACCGACATCGTTCTCCGAATCGACCACTACGACAACGATTTCTCTCTCCCGACCCGCAATGCCCAAATCCAAGACGCGGGCTATAAAAATCTCGCCAAGGGAGCCAGTATCGAATTCGGTCGCCGCTTCGACGGCGCCAACTGGTGGTTCGAGCTTTCCGCCCAGGTTGCCGCCGTCCTGATAGACGAGGCCGACTACGACATCCATCCCGAGCAAATACGTTTGCACGTTGAAATTGATGAGATCACCGCAATCCATACCCGTGCCCAAACCCGCATCGGCCGGCGTCTCGGCAAAAGCAAATGGCATCCCTACGTCCGCCTCGCCATCGCCAATAGCAACACTCGCAACGGCGCCATCCGCACACCCGGCCTCGAGCGCACCCTCGACGGTTATGACGATGTCCGAGGCGAATTCGGCGGCGGTTTCACTTATGCCATTTCCCGCCGCAGTCAGTTCTTTGCCGACTACGAATACACATACGCGGAGAGTTACACCCGCCCTTGGTCACTGAACACCGGCTACCGTGTCGCGTGGTAA
- a CDS encoding TonB-dependent receptor, whose product MVTRISIPSRVLICLFSFFAAASLWAGVDGPARHALDIPSDSVENAVKKLSHLSGVDILVPSRIVRGVRTKAVKGEYTAREALELMLKDTRFVVEQDAKTGALTVRRAKDAAREKKAAVKRAAAERAVSDDDLAGTDSDGSLAATSSSSTAARPTPLVPNPGSDVDEEVVIMTPFEVVASTKGDGRYETSRSNAITGTNLPLDRVPLTADIFNAAFMEDMGVVDLTEMLTKYAGFSEPVMGSAESARGFEPGDETDFKNLRVRGLEATNQRREGFLHSEGTTLDSFDLDASEYIHGSQSLLYGAGGPGGVVNFVGKRARFNRKNAIASMRFDSEGTRRYQGEINFGTRKFAVRAVGVRDDTKYWKQDLGRRHRGVYATVAVRPVKWLVIRAEYRKFNRLEPLAQSYTAAIPNEYLPEWARSPSSTYASPRLRNLLYREGDGYLGFKWSTVDSVGAGTKVRSIDHEYYGVSVEARVSRNLSLQLRVGHDERDNFALASKSSAAIYHPEFTNSTLAAIRALYPELDGKWIYRVSYGGEGGTGATTGQVINSQEGFRLAGNYRFNVGKFSRHEFNLSYQMLDTERSHTSQRFYKTDANGNIIIDPDASAADSLGRIPLNTSNSTTSSGGGNNYWNAIHSGGWYGVSWPFTRVTHPITGDTYKLDDIKHRGSVTPTASNPLGLNSGDGTYRIFDIDEDAVAGTLTSFWWDERLTSMVGYRRERFVTNRRDTGIKLGPNTMDTATAGFTFDIWNNIRLFYNYSTNSNIREDIQIRDLWDNPLPYARGTTHEAGFKFNTLNRRLSGAASFFHTLVTKEAISLSGFRNEFDPEGINGRHIDSTPYTIRDRLSKGFSLTLTVKPLSGWEIYLRLTHAPGTVKNTNNYLPILYNDQFHTMQVGGNTVVAQKQSDGSLAPLMVNETYGDDTSPLVPLQVDWLRYPDINPDYYAPLDSAEGWSLRPSTARDLLSQSGVGTGRTGLPLTAHQLRDVTAAEATHLFSSTGEKITGYTVNTFAMENTYRFTRGPLRGLTLGLNTQYRGDIRRYYYNDVADGGKRKLWKDPNRLNFDATARYTLRVSKSVTWSINLHIVNLLDKQRIIPVASSTTGEIILGRPYYSPRLFILSNTIRF is encoded by the coding sequence ATGGTTACTCGCATATCGATCCCCTCCCGGGTTCTCATTTGTTTGTTTTCATTTTTTGCCGCCGCCAGCCTTTGGGCCGGTGTGGACGGACCGGCCAGGCATGCTCTCGATATTCCCTCCGACTCGGTGGAAAATGCCGTCAAAAAACTCTCCCACCTGTCCGGCGTGGACATTCTTGTCCCGAGCAGAATCGTCCGTGGCGTGCGCACCAAGGCGGTCAAGGGTGAATACACCGCGCGCGAGGCGCTGGAGCTCATGCTCAAGGACACCCGTTTTGTCGTGGAGCAGGACGCGAAGACCGGCGCGCTCACCGTGCGCAGGGCGAAGGACGCAGCCCGCGAAAAAAAAGCCGCAGTCAAGCGCGCCGCCGCCGAACGAGCTGTCAGTGACGATGATTTGGCCGGGACTGACTCGGACGGATCACTCGCGGCGACATCATCTTCTTCCACCGCCGCCCGTCCGACCCCGCTCGTCCCGAATCCCGGTAGCGATGTTGACGAGGAAGTTGTCATAATGACCCCTTTCGAGGTCGTCGCCAGCACCAAGGGCGACGGTCGTTACGAAACCTCCCGCTCCAACGCCATCACCGGCACCAACCTTCCGCTGGATCGCGTGCCGCTCACCGCCGACATCTTCAACGCCGCCTTCATGGAGGACATGGGCGTCGTTGACCTCACTGAAATGCTCACCAAATACGCGGGCTTTTCCGAGCCGGTCATGGGCAGCGCCGAGAGCGCGCGCGGTTTCGAACCGGGTGACGAAACCGATTTCAAAAACCTCCGTGTTCGCGGCCTTGAGGCCACCAACCAGCGACGCGAGGGTTTTCTCCATTCCGAGGGCACCACGCTCGACTCCTTCGACCTTGACGCCAGCGAATACATCCACGGCTCCCAGTCGCTCCTCTACGGCGCCGGCGGTCCCGGCGGTGTCGTGAACTTCGTTGGCAAGCGAGCCCGTTTTAACAGGAAAAACGCCATCGCCTCCATGAGGTTCGACTCCGAGGGCACACGCCGCTATCAGGGCGAAATCAACTTCGGCACGAGAAAATTTGCCGTTCGCGCCGTCGGTGTGCGCGACGACACCAAATATTGGAAGCAGGACCTCGGACGCCGGCACAGGGGCGTTTACGCCACCGTCGCAGTGCGGCCCGTCAAGTGGCTCGTCATCCGCGCGGAATACCGCAAATTCAACCGCCTCGAACCCTTGGCGCAGTCCTACACCGCCGCCATCCCGAACGAATACCTGCCCGAGTGGGCGCGCAGCCCTTCCTCCACATACGCCTCGCCGCGCCTGCGCAATCTCCTCTATCGCGAGGGCGACGGCTACCTCGGCTTCAAGTGGAGCACAGTGGATTCCGTTGGCGCCGGCACCAAGGTGCGCTCCATCGACCACGAATACTACGGCGTTTCAGTGGAGGCGCGCGTCTCCCGCAACCTCTCCCTCCAACTGCGCGTCGGTCACGACGAGCGCGACAACTTCGCCCTCGCCTCCAAAAGCAGCGCCGCCATTTACCACCCCGAGTTCACCAACTCCACTCTCGCCGCCATCCGCGCCCTCTACCCCGAACTTGATGGCAAGTGGATTTACCGCGTCAGTTACGGTGGCGAGGGGGGCACCGGCGCCACCACCGGCCAGGTCATCAACTCCCAGGAGGGCTTCCGTTTGGCCGGCAACTATCGCTTCAATGTTGGCAAATTTTCACGCCATGAATTCAACCTTTCGTATCAAATGCTCGACACCGAGCGCAGCCATACTTCCCAGCGCTTCTACAAAACGGATGCCAACGGCAACATCATCATTGACCCCGATGCCAGCGCCGCCGATTCCCTCGGCCGCATCCCTCTCAATACCTCAAATTCCACCACATCCTCCGGAGGCGGCAACAACTACTGGAACGCGATCCACTCTGGTGGATGGTATGGCGTTTCCTGGCCTTTCACCAGAGTCACCCATCCCATTACCGGCGACACTTACAAACTCGACGACATCAAGCACCGTGGCTCGGTCACTCCCACCGCCTCCAACCCGCTCGGCCTCAACTCCGGCGATGGCACTTACCGCATTTTCGACATAGACGAGGATGCTGTCGCCGGCACGCTCACCAGTTTTTGGTGGGACGAGCGTCTCACTTCCATGGTCGGCTACCGCCGCGAACGCTTCGTCACCAATCGTCGCGACACCGGTATCAAGCTCGGTCCCAATACCATGGACACCGCAACCGCCGGTTTCACTTTCGACATCTGGAACAATATCCGCCTCTTTTACAACTACTCCACCAACTCAAATATCCGCGAGGACATCCAAATCCGCGACCTTTGGGATAACCCGCTTCCCTACGCGCGCGGCACCACGCACGAGGCCGGTTTCAAGTTTAACACGCTTAATCGCCGACTCTCCGGCGCCGCCAGTTTCTTTCACACCCTTGTCACCAAGGAAGCCATTTCCCTCTCCGGCTTCCGCAATGAATTCGATCCCGAGGGCATCAACGGCCGCCATATTGACAGCACGCCCTACACCATCCGCGACCGTCTCTCCAAGGGTTTTTCCCTTACCCTTACGGTCAAACCCCTCTCCGGATGGGAAATCTACCTCCGCTTAACCCATGCCCCCGGCACTGTTAAAAACACCAACAACTACCTCCCCATTCTCTACAACGACCAATTTCACACCATGCAGGTCGGCGGCAACACCGTCGTCGCTCAAAAACAATCCGACGGCAGCCTCGCCCCGCTCATGGTCAATGAAACCTATGGTGACGACACCTCGCCTCTCGTTCCGCTTCAGGTCGACTGGCTTCGCTACCCCGACATCAACCCCGATTATTACGCCCCGCTCGACTCTGCCGAGGGGTGGTCGCTCAGGCCTTCCACCGCGCGCGACCTTCTCTCCCAGAGCGGCGTCGGCACCGGCCGCACCGGCCTCCCTCTCACCGCCCACCAACTCCGCGATGTCACCGCCGCCGAGGCCACCCATCTTTTTTCCTCCACTGGCGAAAAAATCACCGGTTACACCGTCAACACCTTTGCCATGGAAAACACCTATCGCTTCACGCGCGGCCCCCTTCGAGGACTTACCCTTGGCCTCAACACCCAATACAGGGGCGACATCCGCCGATACTATTATAACGACGTTGCCGATGGCGGAAAACGCAAACTCTGGAAGGACCCCAACCGCCTCAATTTCGACGCCACTGCTCGCTATACCCTTCGCGTGTCCAAGAGCGTAACTTGGTCAATCAACCTTCACATCGTAAACCTTCTCGACAAACAGCGCATCATCCCTGTGGCCAGTTCCACCACCGGCGAAATCATTCTCGGGCGCCCCTATTACTCGCCCCGTCTCTTCATCCTCAGCAACACCATCCGCTTCTGA